From a single Raphanus sativus cultivar WK10039 chromosome 3, ASM80110v3, whole genome shotgun sequence genomic region:
- the LOC108844784 gene encoding magnesium dechelatase SGR2, chloroplastic-like, whose protein sequence is MCSLATNLLFPSKMKPAFTEKQNTSSLFVTNKRSLMKNRSTVPVARLFGPAIFEASKLKVSFLGVDEKKHPSKLPRTYTLTHSDITAKLTLAISQSINNSQLQGWANRLFRDEVVAEWKKVKGKMSLHVHCHISGGHFLLDLIAKLRYYIFCKELPVVLKAFVHGDGNLLNSYPELQESPVWVYFHSNIPEYNKVECWGPLWEATQHNHDGNRTRKKCETFPELACPHECKCCFPSVSTIPWSHRHYQHGRGDENENFGGGELGISIPNSERLK, encoded by the exons ATGTGTAGTTTGGCGACAAATCTCTTATTCCCATCAAAGATGAAACCAGCTTTTACAGAGAAACAGAACACTAGCTCACTCTTTGTTACAAATAAAAGATCCTTGATGAAGAACAGATCCACTGTTCCT GTTGCAAGATTATTTGGACCGGCGATTTTTGAAGCCTCCAAATTGAAAGTATCATTCTTAGGAGTTGATGAGAAGAAGCATCCATCAAAGCTCCCAAGAACTTACACTCTAACTCACAGTGACATAACAGCTAAGTTAACATTAGCCATTTCCCAATCTATCAATAATTCTCAG TTGCAGGGATGGGCTAATAGATTATTTCGGGACGAAGTAGTGGCCGAGTGGAAGAAAGTGAAGGGTAAAATGTCCCTTCACGTTCATTGCCACATTAGTGGAGGCCACTTCCTTTTGGATCTCATAGCGAAGCTTCGGTACTACATATTTTGCAAGGAATTACCGGTG GTATTGAAAGCTTTTGTTCATGGGGATGGGAACTTGTTGAATAGTTACCCTGAGCTACAAGAATCTCCTGTTTGGGTTTATTTCCACTCAAACATCCCGGAGTACAATAAGGTTGAATGTTGGGGGCCGCTTTGGGAGGCTACGCAGCACAATCACGATGGAAATAGAACACGCAAAAAATGTGAAACTTTCCCGGAGCTAGCGTGTCCCCACGAGTGCAAATGTTGCTTTCCGTCGGTTAGCACGATCCCATGGTCTCATCGTCATTATCAACATGGCAGAGGGGATGAGAATGAGAATTTCGGGGGTGGAGAGTTGGGAATATCTATCCCTAACTCTGAGAGATTGAAGTGA
- the LOC108845874 gene encoding cysteine-rich receptor-like protein kinase 45 — protein sequence MAGTSFLDTVFRRKKKNSSDFITTGFLGTFEFDFETIRAATDNFSHVIGRGGFGSVYKGRLQSGEEIAVKRFLGSSTRSERDFSNEVEILSKLKHKNLIHLLGFCSKQDQRYLVYEFMPNSSLQSYISDPHRDSHQLSWEMCRNIVQGIARGLRYIHEESQLWVVHRDIKPSNILLDLEFKPKIAGFELARMMQQGESEGESTVIVGTIGFLDPEYMRTGRVSIKSDVYAFGVTILMIISRKRAYSSGDQELLIEYVMRCWNREEAIYVVHEVMREQEREDSISEILRYIHIALLCIDGNAETRPTIDTVLHWFSCCSTPLPEPTIGGRFLAEAETNLSFSPSLSPGHSSVMSPTSSRYGD from the exons ATGGCCGGTACTTCGTTTCTTGATACCGTTTTtcgaagaaaaaagaagaactCTTCTGACTTCATCACTACTGGTTTCCTAGGCA CTTTCGAATTTGACTTTGAAACCATTAGAGCTGCAACTGATAACTTCTCACATGTGATTGGTCGTGGCGGATTTGGTTCTGTCTACAAG GGTAGGCTTCAAAGTGGGGAAGAAATAGCAGTCAAGAGATTTCTTGGAAGTTCAACCAGAAGTGAGAGAGATTTTAGTAATGAAGTCGAGATTTTGTCAAAGCTAAAGCACAAGAATCTGATCCATCTTCTTGGTTTCTGCTCTAAACAAGACCAACGTTACCTTGTTTATGAGTTCATGCCTAACTCAAGCCTCCAAAGTTATATATCTG ATCCACATAGAGATTCTCATCAGCTAAGTTGGGAGATGTGTCGAAACATTGTCCAAGGCATAGCCCGAGGGCTACGTTACATTCATGAAGAATCCCAGTTATGGGTTGTTCACCGCGACATTAAACCTTCAAACATTCTAttggatttagaatttaaacCAAAGATCGCGGGGTTCGAATTGGCGAGGATGATGCAACAAGGTGAGAGTGAAGGAGAATCAACTGTAATTGTCGGTACCAT AGGGTTTTTAGATCCAGAGTACATGAGAACTGGTCGTGTTTCTATCAAATCCGATGTTTATGCTTTTGGAGTTACCATCCTGATGATCATCAGCAGGAAAAGAGCTTATAGTAGTGGGGACCAAGAATTACTAATTGAATAT GTTATGAGATGTTGGAACAGAGAAGAAGCCATCTATGTGGTCCACGAAGTGATGAGAGAACAAGAAAGAGAAGATTCGATAAGCGAAATCTTGAGATACATTCACATTGCTTTGCTATGTATCGATGGAAATGCAGAGACAAGGCCGACTATAGATACAGTTCTTCATTGGTTTAGTTGTTGCTCTACTCCTTTACCCGAACCGACAATTGGTGGTCGATTTCTTGCAGAGGCAGAAACAAATCTGTCTTTTTCACCATCTCTATCTCCAGGACATAGCTCTGTTATGTCTCCTACGTCTTCACGTTACGGAGATTGA